In Paenibacillus sp. FSL M7-0420, a single genomic region encodes these proteins:
- a CDS encoding pseudouridine synthase, translated as MRINKFISETGYCSRREADKLVEGGRVTINGEPAMLGSQAEAGDIVLIDGQPLQTGSRIVYIALHKPVGITSTTEAHIQGNIVDFIGHEERIFPIGRLDKDSEGLILLTNDGDIVNKILRAEGKHEKEYVVTVDRPVTPSFLTGMSTGVKILGSKTLPCEITRISERVFRIVLTEGKNRQIRRMCSAFGYEVRRLQRIRVMNIRLGALKTGEWRELSQEEKQELGAMLNYQLQ; from the coding sequence ATGAGAATCAATAAATTCATCAGTGAGACAGGCTATTGTTCACGCCGTGAAGCAGACAAGCTGGTCGAGGGAGGGCGGGTCACCATCAACGGTGAGCCTGCTATGCTGGGCAGCCAAGCCGAGGCCGGGGACATTGTACTGATTGACGGCCAGCCCCTTCAGACGGGCAGCAGGATCGTGTATATCGCGCTTCATAAGCCGGTTGGCATTACCTCTACTACAGAAGCGCATATTCAAGGCAATATTGTCGATTTCATAGGGCATGAGGAGCGGATATTCCCGATCGGGCGGCTCGACAAGGATTCAGAGGGATTGATTCTGCTGACCAATGACGGTGACATTGTTAACAAAATATTACGCGCAGAAGGCAAGCATGAGAAGGAATATGTGGTCACAGTAGATCGACCCGTCACGCCTTCTTTTCTGACCGGTATGTCCACCGGCGTGAAAATCCTGGGCAGCAAGACACTTCCCTGTGAAATTACGCGTATTAGTGAGCGTGTATTCCGTATCGTGCTGACTGAGGGCAAGAACCGGCAAATTCGCCGCATGTGCAGCGCCTTCGGTTATGAAGTCCGGCGGCTGCAGCGCATCCGGGTCATGAATATCCGACTTGGCGCACTGAAGACCGGAGAATGGCGGGAGCTGTCCCAGGAAGAGAAGCAAGAGCTGGGGGCTATGCTGAACTATCAGCTGCAATAA
- the motB gene encoding flagellar motor protein MotB, with product MSKKTRHEEHEEHADESWLLPYSDLMTLLVALFLVMYAMSATDAVKFQQMAEAFNSALSGGGGVLEYRSDSPTSSQLDQGKQDKMNSVIAKNTGTSDLSKLRAKEQEDLEKLKKQFDQYIKNNGMTDLLSTKLNQSQLMITISDNALFASGQAIVKDESRQLAKSISNMLQQFPDYEVLVQGHTDNVPISNSTYSSNWDLSVDRALEFMKILLLNPNLDPTKFSPTGSGEYHPIATNATAAGRAKNRRVEVSILRKYKDAAAETTAVSNVTAP from the coding sequence GTGAGCAAAAAGACTAGGCATGAGGAACATGAAGAGCATGCCGATGAATCCTGGCTGCTTCCCTATTCTGATCTGATGACCCTGCTTGTTGCTCTGTTCCTGGTTATGTACGCCATGAGCGCAACGGACGCCGTGAAGTTCCAGCAAATGGCTGAAGCCTTCAATTCAGCGCTCAGCGGCGGCGGCGGCGTCCTGGAGTACCGGTCGGATTCCCCAACCAGCTCCCAGCTGGACCAGGGCAAGCAGGATAAGATGAACAGTGTGATTGCCAAGAACACCGGCACCTCCGATCTGTCCAAGCTCCGTGCCAAGGAGCAGGAGGATCTGGAGAAGCTGAAGAAGCAGTTCGACCAGTACATCAAGAACAACGGGATGACTGACTTGCTTAGCACGAAGCTGAATCAGTCCCAGCTGATGATCACGATTAGTGACAATGCCCTGTTCGCTTCGGGACAGGCTATAGTGAAGGACGAATCCCGCCAGCTGGCCAAGTCGATCTCTAACATGCTGCAGCAATTTCCCGATTATGAAGTATTGGTGCAGGGGCATACCGATAATGTTCCGATCTCCAACAGCACATACTCCTCGAACTGGGATCTTAGCGTAGATCGCGCTCTTGAGTTCATGAAGATTCTGCTGCTCAATCCCAACCTGGACCCGACGAAGTTCAGCCCGACCGGCTCCGGCGAATACCACCCTATCGCTACCAATGCTACGGCTGCCGGGCGGGCCAAGAACCGCCGGGTAGAAGTATCCATCCTGCGTAAATATAAGGACGCTGCTGCGGAGACAACGGCTGTCTCTAATGTAACAGCTCCCTGA
- the motA gene encoding flagellar motor stator protein MotA yields the protein MEISTILGLVFGLIAVIWGMILKHAPLASLNNPAAYVIIFLGTAASIFMAFPMSEVKNFPKLLKILFTKKKMVGKPELITMFMEWASITRREGLLALESNVDEIEDNFLRNGMRMIIDGNDQEFVRDVLMEDIHATEDRHKAGALIFSQAGMYAPTLGVLGAVIGLIAALGDMSNMDVLAHAIAGAFIATLLGIFTGYVMWHPMANKLKRISKREIEVRLMMVEGLLSIQSGVSTIAINQKLSVFLTPSERAKLSEKEGASSEQKD from the coding sequence ATGGAAATCTCAACAATTCTAGGCCTGGTGTTTGGTCTGATCGCAGTAATCTGGGGGATGATACTCAAGCATGCTCCGCTTGCAAGCTTGAACAACCCCGCTGCCTATGTCATTATTTTTCTTGGCACGGCTGCCTCTATCTTCATGGCCTTTCCGATGTCGGAAGTCAAGAATTTCCCTAAGCTGTTGAAGATCCTGTTTACGAAGAAAAAGATGGTCGGTAAGCCCGAACTGATTACCATGTTCATGGAATGGGCATCCATTACCCGCCGCGAAGGGCTGCTCGCTCTGGAGTCCAATGTCGATGAAATTGAAGATAACTTCCTCCGTAACGGCATGCGGATGATTATTGACGGCAATGATCAGGAGTTCGTCCGTGATGTATTAATGGAAGATATTCATGCCACTGAAGACAGACATAAAGCCGGAGCCTTGATCTTCTCCCAGGCCGGGATGTATGCCCCTACACTAGGGGTACTCGGGGCTGTTATCGGGCTGATCGCCGCCTTGGGGGATATGAGTAACATGGACGTCCTGGCCCACGCGATTGCCGGTGCCTTCATTGCAACCCTGCTCGGGATATTCACCGGTTATGTCATGTGGCATCCTATGGCGAACAAGCTGAAGCGGATATCCAAACGCGAGATTGAAGTCCGCCTGATGATGGTCGAGGGTCTGCTCTCCATTCAGTCCGGGGTGTCTACCATTGCCATTAACCAGAAGCTGTCCGTCTTCCTGACTCCGTCCGAGCGTGCCAAGCTTAGCGAGAAGGAGGGGGCTTCCAGTGAGCAAAAAGACTAG